A genomic segment from Agrobacterium vitis encodes:
- a CDS encoding DUF992 domain-containing protein, with protein MRTVFALVAVAAMGSASIANAANTHHNSTRHPASQMTATQPKERLGTLSCEVAGGIGMLIGSSRTVTCDFQQRSGKVERYSGSIGKLGLDVGITGKSYIRWIVYNINPTTTRQGALAGTYVGASARASVGIGLGANALVGGSNKNFGLQPLSAEAGTGLNVAAGISRLQLKPAR; from the coding sequence ATGAGAACAGTTTTTGCTCTGGTCGCGGTAGCGGCGATGGGGTCGGCATCGATCGCCAATGCAGCGAACACCCATCACAATAGCACGCGCCACCCTGCCTCCCAGATGACGGCGACGCAGCCTAAGGAGCGGTTGGGAACATTGTCCTGTGAGGTTGCAGGCGGCATCGGCATGCTGATTGGTTCCAGCAGAACGGTGACCTGCGATTTCCAGCAGCGTTCGGGCAAGGTTGAGCGCTATAGCGGCTCTATCGGCAAGCTGGGCCTGGATGTCGGAATTACCGGCAAGAGCTACATCCGCTGGATCGTTTATAACATCAATCCGACGACGACGCGCCAGGGCGCGCTGGCTGGCACCTATGTCGGCGCATCGGCAAGAGCCTCGGTGGGCATCGGCCTTGGCGCCAACGCGCTGGTTGGCGGCAGCAACAAGAATTTTGGCTTGCAGCCGCTCAGCGCCGAGGCTGGAACGGGCTTGAACGTTGCAGCCGGGATCTCGCGCCTGCAACTGAAGCCGGCTCGTTGA